A single genomic interval of Bacillus sp. es.036 harbors:
- the rny gene encoding ribonuclease Y: MDIVIIISTMLVSAVVGAVVGFLVRKTIAEAKISSAEMEAQRIIKEGKNDAEALKKEAMLEAKDENHNLRVEAEREIRERRNELQKQENRLVQKEEVLDRKSETLDKKEDSLERREDSLTKKQRQIEEMEGKVEELLQEQQHELQRISGLTREEAKQIIFRESEQELEHELAQMVKERENFAKEEADKKAREVLSLAIQRCAADHVAETTVSVVNLPNDEMKGRIIGREGRNIRTLETLTGIDLIIDDTPEAVILSGFDPIRREIARNALDKLVQDGRIHPARIEEMVEKSRREVDEYIREVGEQSTFEIGVHGLHPDLIKILGRLKFRTSYGQNVLKHSMEVAYLTGLMAAELGEDVQLARRAGLLHDLGKAIDHEVEGSHVEIGVELATKYKEHPVVINAIASHHGDTEATSVISTLVAAADALSAARPGARRETLETYIRRLEKLEEISESFEGVEKSFAIQAGREIRIMVKPDLVDDVSSYRLAREITKKIENELDYPGHIKVTVIRETRAVEYAK, from the coding sequence ATGGATATAGTGATCATCATCTCCACTATGCTGGTCTCTGCAGTAGTCGGAGCAGTTGTTGGATTTCTTGTTCGCAAAACGATTGCTGAAGCGAAAATCTCCAGTGCAGAAATGGAAGCGCAACGGATTATCAAAGAGGGTAAAAACGACGCTGAAGCTTTGAAAAAGGAAGCTATGCTTGAAGCGAAGGACGAGAATCATAATCTTCGTGTTGAAGCTGAGCGTGAAATTCGTGAACGCAGAAATGAGTTACAAAAACAAGAGAATCGTTTGGTACAAAAAGAAGAGGTCCTTGATCGTAAAAGTGAGACTCTTGACAAAAAAGAGGATTCCCTCGAAAGAAGAGAGGACTCTCTCACCAAAAAACAACGACAAATTGAAGAGATGGAAGGCAAAGTGGAGGAGTTGCTTCAAGAGCAACAACACGAGCTTCAGCGAATTTCCGGTTTAACGAGGGAAGAAGCGAAGCAAATCATCTTCCGTGAAAGCGAGCAGGAACTTGAGCATGAATTAGCGCAGATGGTGAAAGAGCGCGAGAACTTTGCGAAAGAAGAAGCTGATAAGAAAGCGAGAGAAGTCCTATCGCTTGCGATTCAGCGCTGTGCTGCGGATCATGTTGCAGAAACAACGGTTTCCGTTGTTAACCTGCCTAATGATGAGATGAAAGGTCGGATCATTGGTCGTGAAGGCCGAAACATTCGAACTCTTGAAACGCTAACGGGGATTGACCTAATTATCGATGATACACCTGAGGCAGTTATTTTGTCCGGTTTTGATCCGATTCGAAGAGAAATTGCTCGTAATGCCCTGGATAAACTCGTACAGGATGGTAGAATTCACCCTGCACGAATTGAAGAAATGGTTGAGAAATCACGCAGGGAAGTGGATGAATACATTCGCGAAGTGGGAGAACAATCCACATTTGAAATTGGAGTTCACGGACTCCACCCAGATCTTATTAAGATTCTGGGCCGATTGAAGTTCCGTACAAGTTATGGACAGAATGTCTTGAAGCATTCTATGGAAGTAGCTTATTTAACCGGTCTAATGGCCGCAGAGCTTGGAGAAGATGTACAGCTTGCACGTCGCGCTGGTCTCCTTCACGATCTCGGTAAAGCGATTGACCACGAAGTTGAAGGTAGCCACGTTGAAATTGGCGTCGAGCTTGCAACGAAGTATAAAGAGCATCCGGTTGTTATTAATGCAATCGCATCTCACCATGGTGATACGGAAGCAACATCAGTAATCTCCACGCTTGTGGCAGCAGCCGACGCTCTATCAGCTGCACGTCCAGGAGCGCGTCGTGAAACGCTTGAGACGTACATTCGTCGTCTTGAGAAGCTTGAAGAAATTTCTGAGTCGTTTGAAGGCGTTGAGAAATCATTCGCTATTCAAGCAGGTCGAGAAATTCGGATTATGGTAAAACCTGATCTAGTCGATGACGTTTCATCGTATCGTCTTGCACGAGAGATTACAAAGAAAATCGAAAATGAACTGGACTACCCTGGGCACATTAAGGTCACGGTCATCCGTGAAACAAGGGCAGTTGAGTATGCAAAATAA
- a CDS encoding dipeptidase, giving the protein MNIVDAHCDVLCKMWLNPSLSFENGQSLHTNLEQMRKAGAKLQLFAIYVPENVPDSAKFDCALEMVDIFHEKIVKPYDDVVAVYSKKEAEQLPKGKIGVMLTLEGVDAIGREATRLKTLIRLGVRSVGLTWNYGNATADGILESRGAGLTDFGRSVVDLHNQHRIWTDVSHLSVRAFWDVVEHGRYVLASHSNAKAICTHPRNLDNQQLTSLIEKDALIGVTFVPKFLRNDRNASVSDIIHHIEHICSLGGAENIGLGSDFDGIDQVPKDLTCYSDYPRLIEELHRYYNDDQVKGFLGENLIARVPS; this is encoded by the coding sequence ATGAATATAGTAGATGCACATTGTGACGTGCTATGTAAAATGTGGCTTAACCCGTCTCTCTCATTTGAGAATGGTCAAAGCCTTCATACGAATCTTGAACAAATGAGGAAAGCGGGAGCAAAGCTACAGCTCTTTGCGATTTACGTTCCAGAAAACGTGCCAGATTCCGCTAAATTTGATTGTGCGCTAGAGATGGTGGATATTTTCCATGAGAAAATTGTAAAACCTTATGATGACGTCGTAGCAGTCTATTCAAAAAAAGAAGCAGAACAGCTTCCTAAAGGGAAAATAGGTGTGATGCTAACACTAGAGGGTGTTGATGCGATTGGGCGCGAAGCAACAAGGTTAAAAACATTGATCAGACTCGGCGTGCGATCAGTTGGTTTAACATGGAACTATGGGAATGCAACGGCTGACGGTATCCTTGAATCGCGAGGCGCAGGATTAACCGATTTTGGTAGAAGCGTTGTTGATTTACATAACCAGCATCGGATTTGGACAGATGTTTCCCATCTTTCTGTACGGGCCTTCTGGGATGTCGTCGAACATGGACGATATGTACTCGCAAGTCATTCCAATGCAAAAGCGATTTGCACGCACCCAAGGAACCTTGATAACCAGCAGTTAACGTCTTTAATCGAAAAGGATGCCTTAATCGGTGTTACTTTTGTACCAAAGTTTTTGCGTAATGACCGCAATGCTAGTGTTTCGGATATTATCCATCATATTGAACACATTTGTAGCCTCGGGGGTGCGGAAAATATAGGACTTGGCTCTGATTTTGATGGTATTGATCAAGTTCCGAAAGATCTAACATGTTACAGCGACTATCCTCGACTTATTGAGGAGCTACATCGCTATTACAATGACGACCAGGTAAAGGGCTTTTTAGGTGAAAATTTGATTGCTAGAGTCCCTAGCTAA
- the tdh gene encoding L-threonine 3-dehydrogenase — translation MEGKMKAIVKHERSKGAQLQTVDIPQINDNEVLIQVKATSICGTDVHIYTWDEWSQSRVNPPYVFGHEFAGVVVEKGKNVTNLEVGDHVSAETHIVCNQCPQCLTGKFHICENTKIIGVDTDGCFAEYVALPSQNIWKNPESLSFDVASVQEPMGNAVHTVLAGDVAGKTVAIIGCGPIGIMAVGVAKAAGASQVIALDLNDYRLNLAKEMGATTVINSRNEDPLHVVKELTNGHGVDVVCEMSGHPIAMNQGFKMVTNGGRVSILSLPVRPVEIDVTNDIVFKGITVQGITGRKMFETWRQVSGLLQSGQVDVEPMITHHFPLEDFEKGFELMIEGKCGKVVLHP, via the coding sequence GTGGAAGGAAAAATGAAGGCGATTGTGAAACACGAACGTAGCAAAGGTGCTCAGCTGCAAACCGTCGATATTCCACAAATTAATGATAATGAAGTATTAATTCAAGTAAAGGCAACTTCGATTTGCGGTACGGATGTACATATTTATACGTGGGATGAATGGTCCCAGAGTCGCGTCAATCCTCCTTATGTTTTTGGACATGAGTTTGCGGGAGTTGTCGTAGAAAAAGGAAAGAACGTAACGAACCTGGAGGTTGGAGACCATGTTTCAGCAGAAACACATATTGTTTGCAACCAATGTCCACAATGTTTAACAGGGAAGTTTCATATTTGCGAAAATACTAAAATTATTGGTGTCGACACGGATGGCTGCTTTGCAGAATACGTCGCGCTCCCATCTCAAAACATCTGGAAAAATCCTGAGTCACTATCATTTGATGTGGCTTCTGTACAAGAGCCGATGGGTAACGCCGTTCATACAGTACTCGCTGGAGACGTAGCTGGAAAGACAGTAGCGATTATCGGTTGTGGCCCGATTGGGATTATGGCTGTAGGGGTTGCGAAGGCAGCTGGTGCTTCACAGGTTATCGCACTTGATTTAAATGATTATCGTCTGAACCTTGCGAAAGAAATGGGCGCAACGACTGTCATTAATTCTCGAAACGAAGATCCACTTCACGTTGTGAAAGAGCTGACTAACGGGCACGGTGTTGACGTTGTTTGTGAAATGTCAGGACATCCAATCGCGATGAACCAGGGCTTTAAAATGGTAACAAACGGTGGACGTGTTTCCATCCTTAGTTTGCCAGTCCGTCCTGTTGAAATTGATGTTACGAATGACATTGTTTTTAAAGGCATAACCGTTCAAGGCATTACAGGAAGAAAAATGTTCGAAACTTGGCGCCAGGTGTCCGGGCTTTTGCAGTCAGGACAGGTAGATGTGGAGCCGATGATTACGCATCACTTCCCGCTTGAAGACTTTGAAAAAGGCTTCGAATTAATGATTGAAGGTAAATGTGGTAAGGTAGTATTACATCCATAA
- a CDS encoding DEAD/DEAH box helicase, with protein sequence MKNFEDFALSNEVKKAVLELGFKEATPIQEKALEPILEGRDMIGQAQTGTGKTAAFGIPVIEKVKKIGGPEAIILTPTRELAMQVAIELQKLSKYKGLNVLAVYGGEPIYHQIRALKRGVNIVVGTPGRMLDHLKRKTLRTDNIHTAILDEADEMLDMGFIDDIELIFKQLPVKRQSLLFSATIPAPIRKLSSKYLKDPITISVSKGDVTADTVEQVYYRTFESDKFDTLCRVIESEDIRLGIIFTKTKKGAAQVTESLKKRGYRAEELHGDLTQQQRSKVMNLFRRSQVNFLVATDIAARGIDVAHVSHVINYDIPEDPERYVHRIGRTGRAGNKGIALTLVTPKDMRFLQSIESKIKLNLSAEPLQDETVDLDNIVKSVEKQLKKQKTDSTARETADLLLAKYNAEDLVQAFLENAIQEKQNTTPSEYNFGETGGQNGMVRFFLNVGRNIDLHPKKLLSELSAMAGVETESVGRIDIFEKFSFFEVHEDVAPFVYEALRAGGVDGKSIHLEPAKPQKSRV encoded by the coding sequence ATGAAGAATTTTGAAGACTTTGCACTATCAAACGAAGTGAAAAAAGCTGTGCTCGAGCTTGGCTTTAAAGAAGCCACTCCCATCCAGGAAAAAGCTCTTGAACCAATTTTAGAAGGAAGAGATATGATTGGTCAGGCACAGACGGGTACAGGGAAAACAGCCGCTTTTGGTATTCCTGTGATTGAGAAAGTAAAGAAAATTGGTGGTCCTGAAGCGATCATCTTAACTCCAACACGTGAGCTTGCGATGCAGGTAGCGATTGAACTGCAGAAGCTTTCAAAATACAAAGGCTTAAATGTTCTCGCGGTATATGGCGGAGAACCAATCTATCATCAAATTCGCGCTTTAAAAAGAGGCGTTAACATTGTGGTTGGAACACCGGGACGTATGCTTGACCATCTGAAGCGCAAGACGCTTCGCACGGATAATATTCATACAGCGATTCTTGATGAAGCAGATGAAATGCTTGATATGGGCTTTATTGATGATATTGAACTGATTTTTAAGCAGCTTCCTGTTAAGCGTCAGTCACTTTTATTTTCCGCTACTATTCCTGCACCAATTCGTAAGCTTTCAAGTAAGTATTTGAAAGATCCGATTACCATTTCCGTTTCTAAAGGGGATGTCACCGCTGATACAGTGGAGCAAGTGTATTACCGCACGTTCGAAAGTGACAAATTTGATACGCTCTGTCGCGTGATTGAAAGCGAAGATATTCGCCTTGGTATTATTTTCACTAAGACGAAAAAAGGAGCTGCGCAAGTTACGGAATCATTGAAAAAGCGTGGGTACCGAGCAGAAGAGCTTCATGGTGACTTGACACAGCAACAGCGATCTAAAGTCATGAATCTCTTTAGACGATCACAAGTGAACTTCCTTGTCGCCACAGATATCGCTGCAAGGGGCATCGATGTGGCACATGTAAGCCACGTCATTAACTATGATATCCCTGAGGATCCAGAACGCTATGTCCATCGTATTGGACGCACGGGTCGCGCTGGAAACAAAGGGATTGCGCTAACGCTTGTAACGCCAAAGGATATGCGCTTCCTTCAGTCAATTGAATCAAAGATCAAGTTAAATCTTTCAGCTGAGCCTCTCCAAGATGAGACGGTAGATCTTGATAACATCGTCAAATCTGTTGAAAAGCAGCTGAAAAAACAGAAAACTGATTCAACGGCCAGAGAAACGGCTGATCTTCTACTTGCAAAATACAACGCTGAAGATCTTGTTCAAGCATTCCTTGAAAATGCCATACAAGAGAAGCAAAACACGACGCCTTCTGAATATAACTTCGGTGAAACTGGAGGACAGAACGGAATGGTTCGTTTCTTCTTGAATGTGGGTCGTAACATTGATCTTCATCCTAAAAAACTGCTAAGTGAGCTTTCAGCTATGGCTGGTGTTGAGACAGAATCAGTAGGCCGCATTGATATCTTTGAGAAATTCTCATTCTTTGAAGTGCATGAAGACGTGGCACCGTTCGTCTATGAAGCGCTTCGAGCTGGTGGTGTTGATGGTAAATCAATCCACTTAGAACCTGCAAAACCACAAAAAAGCAGAGTGTAA
- the spoVS gene encoding stage V sporulation protein SpoVS, translated as MDILKVSAKSNPNSVAGALAGVLRERGNAEIQAIGAGALNQAVKAVAIARGFVAPSGVDLICIPAFTDILIDGEERTAIKLIVEPR; from the coding sequence ATGGATATATTAAAAGTTTCAGCAAAATCCAATCCTAATTCTGTAGCTGGTGCACTTGCGGGCGTCCTTCGGGAACGCGGAAATGCCGAGATTCAAGCGATTGGAGCAGGTGCACTAAATCAGGCTGTGAAGGCAGTAGCCATCGCAAGAGGGTTTGTAGCACCTAGTGGCGTTGACCTCATTTGTATCCCTGCTTTCACTGATATATTAATTGATGGTGAAGAGCGTACCGCAATTAAGCTTATTGTAGAGCCTCGCTAA
- a CDS encoding 2-oxoacid:ferredoxin oxidoreductase subunit beta, whose product MATFKDFRNQVKPNWCPGCGDFSVQAAIQRAAANVGLEPDDLAVISGIGCSGRISGYINAYGFHGIHGRSLPIAQGVKMANRDLTVIASGGDGDGFAIGMGHTIHAMRRNIDITYIVMDNQIYGLTKGQTSPTSAEGFKTKSTPSGSIESSLSIMELALSSGCGFVAQSFSTDLKDLVAIIEQGIQHKGFSLINVFSPCVTFNKVNTYDWFKQNLISLNDIEGYDPHNRMMAMQTLMEHNGLVKGLIYENPTRPSYQESVRGYSSSALSKQDLNLPEEKFTELMAEFM is encoded by the coding sequence ATGGCCACATTTAAAGATTTTCGTAATCAGGTAAAGCCAAACTGGTGCCCTGGCTGTGGAGATTTCTCCGTACAAGCAGCCATTCAACGAGCGGCTGCGAATGTGGGACTAGAACCAGACGATCTTGCCGTCATTTCTGGAATTGGCTGCTCGGGTCGTATTAGTGGCTACATCAATGCGTATGGTTTCCATGGGATTCATGGGCGTTCGCTACCAATTGCACAGGGCGTGAAAATGGCAAATCGCGATTTAACCGTGATTGCGTCCGGGGGAGATGGCGATGGCTTTGCGATCGGAATGGGGCACACGATCCATGCGATGAGGCGAAATATAGACATCACGTATATCGTGATGGACAATCAAATCTATGGTTTAACGAAAGGGCAGACCTCTCCAACGAGTGCAGAAGGGTTTAAAACGAAAAGTACGCCTTCTGGATCAATTGAATCTTCTCTCTCCATCATGGAACTCGCGCTCTCAAGCGGCTGTGGTTTTGTAGCACAAAGCTTTTCAACCGATTTAAAGGACCTCGTAGCGATCATTGAACAAGGAATTCAACATAAAGGCTTTTCATTGATTAATGTGTTTAGCCCGTGCGTGACGTTCAATAAAGTGAATACGTATGACTGGTTTAAACAAAATCTTATTAGTTTAAATGATATTGAAGGCTATGATCCACACAATCGGATGATGGCGATGCAAACATTAATGGAGCACAATGGACTTGTAAAAGGATTAATTTACGAGAATCCAACTCGTCCATCGTACCAAGAATCAGTTCGAGGATATAGTTCTAGTGCGTTATCAAAACAAGACTTAAATCTTCCTGAAGAAAAATTTACAGAGTTAATGGCTGAGTTTATGTAA
- the recA gene encoding recombinase RecA — protein sequence MSDRKAALDMALRQIEKQFGKGSIMKLGEQAEQRVSTVSTGSLALDIALGVGGYPRGRVIEVYGPESSGKTTVALHAIAEVQRNGGQAAFIDAEHALDPVYAEKLGVNIDELLLSQPDTGEQALEIAEALVRSGAVDMVVVDSVAALVPKAEIEGEMGDAHVGLQARLMSQALRKLSGAINKSKTTAVFINQIREKVGVMFGNPETTPGGRALKFYSSVRLEVRRAETLKQGNDMVGNKTRIKVVKNKVAPPFKQAEVDIMYGEGISKQGEILDIGSNLEIVQKSGAWFSFEGERLGQGRENAKQFLKENPAMEAEIEGRIRAHHNLDADKQVDEAAAGKETLLPDEE from the coding sequence GTGAGTGATCGTAAAGCTGCCTTAGATATGGCACTTAGACAAATAGAAAAACAATTCGGTAAAGGTTCAATCATGAAACTCGGCGAACAAGCTGAGCAAAGAGTCTCTACGGTATCCACTGGTTCACTGGCTCTTGATATTGCTCTTGGTGTAGGAGGGTATCCAAGAGGCCGTGTCATCGAAGTTTACGGCCCGGAATCTTCTGGTAAAACTACCGTTGCTCTTCATGCCATTGCAGAAGTTCAGCGTAACGGCGGTCAGGCCGCATTTATCGATGCTGAGCACGCACTTGATCCGGTTTATGCAGAAAAGCTTGGTGTTAACATTGATGAGCTATTGCTTTCTCAACCTGACACAGGAGAGCAAGCCCTAGAAATCGCTGAAGCGCTCGTACGAAGTGGAGCAGTTGATATGGTCGTTGTTGACTCCGTTGCTGCCCTTGTACCAAAGGCTGAAATCGAAGGTGAAATGGGAGATGCACACGTTGGTTTGCAGGCGCGTTTAATGTCTCAAGCGCTTCGTAAGCTTTCTGGTGCGATTAATAAATCCAAAACAACCGCGGTCTTTATTAACCAAATTCGTGAAAAAGTTGGGGTTATGTTCGGAAATCCAGAAACAACTCCAGGCGGACGTGCACTGAAATTCTATTCATCTGTTCGATTAGAAGTTCGTCGTGCTGAGACGCTGAAACAGGGTAATGATATGGTCGGTAACAAAACGCGTATTAAAGTTGTAAAGAACAAGGTGGCTCCGCCGTTTAAACAGGCAGAAGTCGACATCATGTACGGGGAAGGTATTTCCAAGCAGGGTGAGATCCTTGATATTGGTTCTAACCTTGAAATCGTTCAGAAGAGCGGCGCATGGTTCTCATTCGAAGGCGAACGCCTTGGACAGGGTCGCGAAAATGCGAAACAATTCTTGAAAGAAAACCCGGCAATGGAAGCTGAGATTGAAGGGCGTATTCGCGCTCATCATAATCTTGATGCCGATAAGCAAGTGGATGAAGCGGCTGCAGGTAAAGAAACGCTTCTTCCTGACGAAGAATAA
- a CDS encoding TIGR00282 family metallophosphoesterase produces MKILFIGDVVGSPGRNMVSTYLPRLKKKYKPTFTIVNGENAASGRGITEKIYRGFLESGAQVITMGNHTWDNREIFEFIDRAPKLVRPANYPEGTPGNGSTIVNINGIEVGVINLQGRTFLPAMDDPFRKADELIEEMRERTPVIFVDFHAETTSEKQAMGWYLDGRVTAVVGTHTHVQTADERILPGGTAYLTDAGMTGPYDGILGMEREAVINKFLTTMPVRFEVTKGREQLSGVFLTLDPKTGKATKIERIAINDDHPFYD; encoded by the coding sequence ATGAAGATTTTATTTATTGGAGACGTTGTCGGTTCTCCTGGACGCAATATGGTTTCAACCTATTTACCTCGCTTAAAGAAAAAATATAAACCTACCTTTACAATTGTAAATGGAGAAAATGCTGCAAGTGGGCGTGGCATTACAGAAAAAATTTATCGTGGCTTTCTTGAGTCAGGTGCTCAAGTCATTACAATGGGGAACCATACGTGGGATAACCGAGAGATTTTTGAATTTATTGATCGTGCTCCGAAGCTCGTCAGACCTGCAAATTATCCAGAAGGAACACCTGGAAATGGATCAACGATTGTAAACATAAATGGCATTGAAGTTGGCGTCATTAACCTGCAAGGTCGAACGTTTCTTCCTGCAATGGATGATCCCTTCCGTAAAGCGGATGAACTGATTGAAGAAATGAGAGAAAGGACACCAGTTATTTTTGTTGATTTTCATGCAGAAACAACAAGTGAAAAACAAGCGATGGGCTGGTACCTTGATGGAAGAGTAACCGCGGTTGTTGGAACGCACACTCATGTGCAAACGGCTGATGAGCGTATTTTGCCTGGCGGGACAGCTTACTTAACAGATGCTGGGATGACAGGACCTTACGATGGCATTCTAGGTATGGAGCGAGAAGCTGTTATCAATAAGTTCCTGACAACGATGCCTGTGAGGTTTGAAGTAACGAAAGGGCGGGAACAACTTAGTGGGGTCTTTTTAACACTAGATCCAAAAACTGGTAAGGCCACCAAGATTGAACGGATTGCCATTAACGACGACCATCCATTCTATGATTAA
- a CDS encoding 2-oxoacid:acceptor oxidoreductase subunit alpha produces MIEQLSWKVGGQQGEGIDSTGEIFAIALNRLGYYLYGYRHFSSRIKGGHTNNKIRVSTKEVRAVSDDLDMLIAFDQETIDVNAHELHSRGIIIADAKFKPVKPDHCQATLVIIPFTEIATELGTSLMKNMVAIGATSAALGIETATYQAVVEEIFGRKGEKVVNNNMEAIQRGADAYTASAGESVQTLSLKKADGKNRLFMIGNDAIALGALAGGARLMAAYPITPASEIMEYLIKKLPEFGGTVVQTEDEIAAATMAIGSNYAGVRTLTASAGPGLSLMMEAIGLSGITETPLVIVDTQRGGPSTGLPTKQEQSDLLAMIYGTHGEIPKIVIAPSTVEEAFYDAIEAFNLAEEYQCPVILLSDLQLSLGKQSVEPLDYNKINIRRGKLNDQEIAEREDKSYYKRFEITDDGVSNRVIPGTKNGIFHVTGVEHDETGKPSEVPQNRKNQMEKRLRKIQNISFQNPIYTVAPHEAPDLLLIGFNSTRGSIEEVIPRLEADGLKVNHAQIRLVHPFPADELKPLLQAAKKVIVIEHNATGQLASLVKMNAGYGEKIESILKYDGNPFLPGDIHQQCKEMFANGHI; encoded by the coding sequence ATGATCGAACAACTTTCGTGGAAAGTTGGAGGACAGCAGGGTGAAGGAATAGACAGTACAGGAGAAATATTTGCAATTGCATTAAATCGACTTGGCTACTATTTATACGGTTACCGGCATTTCTCGTCCCGTATTAAAGGCGGGCATACGAATAATAAAATTCGCGTTAGCACGAAAGAAGTTCGAGCGGTTTCAGATGACCTCGACATGCTGATTGCGTTTGATCAAGAAACGATCGACGTCAATGCACATGAACTTCATAGTAGAGGAATCATTATAGCCGATGCCAAATTTAAACCAGTAAAGCCTGATCATTGTCAGGCGACACTTGTTATCATTCCCTTTACTGAAATCGCGACTGAACTTGGCACTTCTTTAATGAAAAACATGGTAGCAATCGGGGCTACGAGTGCTGCTCTAGGTATAGAGACTGCGACGTATCAAGCCGTAGTAGAAGAAATTTTTGGGCGAAAAGGCGAAAAAGTCGTCAACAATAACATGGAGGCTATTCAGCGTGGTGCCGATGCTTATACAGCTTCTGCTGGGGAAAGTGTCCAAACACTTTCTCTTAAAAAAGCAGATGGGAAAAATCGCCTGTTCATGATTGGCAATGACGCGATTGCACTAGGGGCGCTTGCAGGTGGAGCAAGGTTAATGGCAGCTTACCCAATCACCCCAGCATCAGAAATCATGGAATACTTAATTAAGAAGCTTCCGGAATTTGGTGGCACCGTTGTGCAAACAGAGGATGAAATCGCGGCGGCAACGATGGCTATAGGTTCAAACTATGCGGGGGTTAGAACGTTAACGGCATCTGCCGGACCGGGGTTATCGCTCATGATGGAAGCCATCGGGTTATCTGGTATTACCGAAACGCCGCTCGTCATCGTCGACACCCAGCGCGGTGGGCCAAGTACTGGACTTCCAACGAAGCAGGAGCAGTCGGATTTGCTGGCGATGATTTATGGCACGCATGGGGAGATTCCTAAGATTGTCATTGCGCCGAGTACGGTTGAGGAAGCATTCTATGATGCGATTGAAGCGTTTAATCTCGCAGAGGAATATCAGTGTCCCGTTATTTTACTCTCAGATCTTCAATTATCTCTTGGCAAGCAATCCGTTGAGCCGCTTGATTACAATAAAATCAACATTCGAAGGGGTAAGCTGAACGATCAAGAAATCGCTGAAAGAGAAGATAAGTCGTACTATAAACGTTTTGAAATTACGGATGATGGCGTTTCAAATCGTGTCATTCCAGGAACGAAAAATGGTATTTTTCACGTAACCGGTGTTGAGCACGATGAAACAGGTAAACCGTCAGAAGTTCCGCAAAATCGAAAAAATCAGATGGAGAAAAGACTTCGTAAAATTCAAAACATCTCCTTTCAAAATCCGATTTACACAGTAGCGCCGCATGAAGCGCCTGATTTGCTGCTAATTGGTTTTAACTCGACGAGAGGAAGTATCGAGGAAGTTATCCCAAGACTTGAAGCAGATGGCTTAAAAGTCAATCATGCTCAAATTCGTCTTGTACATCCATTTCCAGCAGATGAGCTTAAGCCATTGTTACAAGCGGCGAAGAAAGTGATTGTGATTGAACACAATGCAACCGGCCAGCTGGCAAGTCTCGTAAAAATGAACGCGGGGTACGGTGAAAAGATTGAAAGTATATTAAAATACGACGGCAATCCATTCTTACCAGGTGATATCCATCAACAATGTAAGGAGATGTTCGCGAATGGCCACATTTAA